Proteins encoded within one genomic window of Halocatena marina:
- the aroC gene encoding chorismate synthase, translated as MNGNEFGRLFRVTSYGESHGPAMGVTVSGCPAGLELSEEDVQHELDRRKPGQSMITTSRDEPDAVEIHSGLQDGYTTGTPIGMGIQNKDPRSGKYEPFITAPRPSHGDFTYSAKFGTRNWGGGGRSSARETVNWVAAGAIAQKLLEREGIQVKAHVNQIGDIESPDVSFDELLEHTEENEVRCAHPETAERMRERIQTYQQEGDSIGGSIYFEARGVPRGLGAPRFDSVTARLGQAMMAVPAATGFEFGLGRTAREQTGSERNEDWTFDEDGDPIPVGNDHGGLQGGITTGQPIYGEVTLHAPTSIPKTQTTVDWETGEEKEIQVIGRHDPVLPPRGVPVVEAMVNLTIVDFMLLGGYLNPDRLDDRPGEYETEYHPRSPENRDREE; from the coding sequence ATGAATGGAAACGAGTTTGGTCGGCTCTTTCGCGTCACCAGTTATGGTGAGAGTCACGGGCCGGCGATGGGTGTCACGGTCTCTGGATGTCCGGCGGGTCTCGAACTCTCTGAAGAGGACGTTCAGCACGAACTTGATCGGCGCAAGCCCGGCCAATCGATGATCACGACCAGCCGCGACGAACCCGACGCTGTCGAGATTCACAGCGGTCTGCAGGACGGCTATACGACGGGAACGCCGATCGGGATGGGGATTCAGAACAAAGACCCTCGTTCGGGGAAATACGAACCGTTCATTACCGCACCCCGTCCGAGTCACGGAGATTTCACCTACTCTGCGAAGTTCGGGACGCGAAACTGGGGTGGTGGTGGTCGTTCGAGCGCTCGCGAGACCGTTAATTGGGTCGCTGCTGGAGCAATCGCGCAGAAACTCCTCGAACGCGAGGGAATTCAGGTCAAAGCACACGTCAATCAGATCGGTGACATCGAGTCTCCTGATGTATCGTTCGATGAACTCCTCGAACATACAGAGGAAAACGAGGTGCGGTGTGCTCATCCTGAGACGGCAGAACGGATGCGCGAGCGCATCCAAACATACCAGCAGGAGGGCGATTCGATCGGTGGTTCAATCTACTTTGAGGCGCGTGGTGTGCCACGCGGACTGGGAGCTCCGCGATTCGATTCAGTTACCGCACGCCTCGGACAGGCGATGATGGCCGTTCCCGCCGCTACAGGATTCGAGTTCGGATTGGGTCGGACAGCGCGCGAACAGACCGGGAGCGAGCGCAACGAAGACTGGACCTTCGATGAGGACGGCGATCCCATCCCCGTCGGTAACGACCACGGCGGCCTGCAGGGCGGCATCACGACCGGCCAGCCGATCTACGGGGAAGTGACGCTGCATGCCCCCACATCCATCCCGAAAACACAGACGACAGTCGACTGGGAGACGGGCGAGGAAAAAGAGATTCAAGTTATTGGTCGACACGATCCCGTTCTCCCGCCTCGGGGCGTCCCAGTCGTTGAGGCAATGGTCAACCTCACAATCGTCGACTTCATGCTCCTCGGTGGCTACCTCAATCCGGACCGTCTCGACGACCGTCCCGGTGAATACGAGACGGAGTACCACCCACGGAGCCCGGAGAACAGAGACCGAGAAGAATAA
- a CDS encoding CopG family ribbon-helix-helix protein, with the protein MRTSLNIPKEDLAAFDAVWQSEGYDSRSRAVREAIREYTEAHARLEETTGEVVALLAFDYEHHAVIEPLHTVQHEFQDVISATSHAHQGDWCLEGVFCRGSAPRVRELVYELRDFDAVGRVKVMTLMANDD; encoded by the coding sequence ATGCGTACGAGCCTGAATATTCCCAAAGAGGATCTCGCGGCATTCGATGCAGTCTGGCAATCGGAAGGCTACGACTCGCGTTCGCGTGCGGTTCGAGAGGCCATTCGAGAGTACACGGAAGCCCACGCACGCCTCGAAGAGACGACTGGCGAGGTCGTTGCTCTTCTCGCGTTCGATTACGAACACCACGCAGTCATCGAACCGCTCCATACAGTCCAACACGAGTTTCAGGACGTTATCAGCGCGACCAGCCACGCACATCAGGGAGACTGGTGTCTCGAAGGAGTGTTCTGTCGTGGGTCGGCTCCACGTGTTCGTGAACTCGTGTATGAGCTCAGAGATTTCGACGCCGTTGGTCGAGTGAAAGTGATGACACTCATGGCCAATGATGACTGA
- a CDS encoding branched-chain amino acid transaminase, with product MSFAEMDIDTIWMDGEFVDWDEAQIHVLTHGLHYGSGVFEGVRCYATEHGPAIFRWEEHLERLYNSAKPYGLDIEYTKEELTEATVELIRRQDLASCYIRPLAFYGYDSLGVSPEGCPTQVAIACWPWGTYLGEQALEEGVDVMVSSWRKHASSQIPTNAKTTGLYVNSLLAGEEARRNGYVEAIVLNKEGNVAEGPGENIFVVRDGEIYTPGLAESILDGITRRTAITLAREQGYTVHDEATISRGELYTADELFFTGSAAEITPIRLVDDVQIGDGTRGPITEDVQSAFFDLVERRVSDHDEWFHYVSE from the coding sequence ATGAGTTTCGCCGAGATGGACATCGACACTATTTGGATGGATGGCGAGTTCGTCGACTGGGATGAAGCACAGATACACGTCCTCACGCACGGACTCCACTACGGAAGCGGTGTCTTCGAGGGGGTCCGCTGCTATGCGACCGAGCATGGTCCAGCTATCTTCCGGTGGGAGGAACATCTCGAACGGCTATACAATTCCGCAAAGCCCTACGGACTCGACATCGAGTATACCAAAGAAGAACTTACCGAGGCGACGGTTGAGCTCATCCGCCGTCAAGATCTCGCGTCGTGTTATATCAGACCGCTCGCGTTTTATGGATACGACAGCCTCGGTGTGAGTCCGGAAGGCTGTCCGACACAGGTCGCTATCGCCTGCTGGCCATGGGGGACGTATCTGGGCGAGCAGGCGCTCGAAGAGGGCGTTGACGTGATGGTTTCCTCGTGGCGCAAGCACGCATCGAGTCAGATCCCGACGAACGCCAAAACCACTGGACTGTATGTCAACAGCCTTCTCGCTGGCGAAGAAGCGCGACGAAACGGCTACGTCGAAGCCATTGTTCTGAATAAGGAAGGAAACGTTGCCGAGGGACCAGGTGAGAACATCTTCGTCGTGCGTGACGGCGAGATCTACACACCAGGACTCGCAGAGAGCATCTTGGACGGTATCACACGCAGAACTGCCATCACGCTCGCCCGCGAACAGGGGTATACGGTTCACGATGAAGCGACGATCAGCCGTGGTGAGCTGTACACCGCTGACGAGCTCTTCTTCACTGGAAGTGCTGCCGAAATCACGCCAATTCGTTTGGTTGACGACGTTCAGATCGGTGACGGAACGCGTGGACCTATCACTGAAGACGTGCAGTCGGCGTTCTTCGATCTCGTCGAGCGACGCGTGAGCGACCACGATGAGTGGTTCCACTACGTTTCGGAGTGA
- a CDS encoding DUF373 family protein translates to MLLVLCVDLDDDLGRKTGLQTPVVGRESVEEAAVALATADPEDSDVNVVFEGIHLYDHIDDETVEVAVVTGTNGSDVAANRKVGEEVDTVLASLSTGEDVHAIVVTDGAQDESVIPVIRSRVPIDSVQRVVVRQAQDLESMYYTIKQVLDDPETRGTILIPLGVLLLVYPLVEVANHFNLPGATLGALSGSLGAYLLFRGLGLDRVLDTAVKRARTSLYTGRVTIVTYVVAAALIVIGSVNGVDTLSSLRSGAPVGILTTGAALVYGAVYWLAAAGVTASLGHITDEYLHDTFRWRHLNAPFYVLAIAAVLYGVSAHVLSYVNLSFLAIVLTASTLLGVFSTLAFAIAESRFSAERKTTA, encoded by the coding sequence ATGTTGCTGGTGCTGTGTGTCGACCTTGACGACGATCTTGGACGCAAGACTGGACTACAGACGCCAGTCGTCGGGCGCGAGTCTGTAGAAGAAGCAGCTGTTGCACTCGCTACCGCAGATCCCGAGGATTCGGATGTCAACGTGGTGTTCGAAGGGATACACCTCTACGACCACATCGATGACGAGACAGTTGAGGTAGCGGTCGTCACTGGAACGAATGGGAGCGATGTCGCCGCAAACCGAAAAGTCGGTGAAGAGGTCGATACCGTTCTCGCCTCGTTATCAACCGGCGAAGACGTACACGCTATCGTCGTCACTGATGGTGCACAAGACGAGAGCGTCATCCCGGTCATCCGTTCCCGTGTCCCAATAGATAGTGTTCAGCGGGTCGTTGTCCGGCAGGCACAAGATCTCGAATCGATGTACTATACGATTAAGCAGGTGCTTGATGACCCCGAGACGCGTGGTACCATCCTTATTCCACTTGGCGTCCTCTTGCTCGTCTACCCGCTCGTCGAAGTGGCAAATCATTTTAATCTCCCTGGTGCGACGCTCGGGGCACTGAGTGGCTCTCTTGGGGCTTATCTCCTCTTCCGTGGACTCGGGCTTGACCGGGTTCTCGACACTGCCGTCAAGCGTGCCCGAACGAGCCTCTACACTGGTCGAGTAACGATTGTGACGTACGTCGTTGCAGCCGCACTGATCGTAATTGGCAGTGTAAACGGCGTTGACACGCTTTCCAGCCTCCGATCGGGCGCTCCGGTTGGTATTCTCACGACTGGTGCTGCGCTCGTCTACGGCGCTGTATACTGGCTTGCCGCTGCTGGAGTCACAGCGAGTCTCGGCCACATTACAGACGAGTATCTCCACGACACCTTCCGGTGGCGTCACCTCAACGCTCCCTTCTATGTACTGGCCATCGCAGCCGTTCTCTACGGCGTGAGCGCGCACGTACTCTCATATGTTAATCTCTCATTTCTCGCTATTGTCCTCACCGCAAGCACGTTGCTCGGTGTGTTCAGCACACTCGCATTCGCAATCGCGGAATCGCGGTTCTCAGCAGAGCGAAAAACGACGGCATAA
- a CDS encoding YbhB/YbcL family Raf kinase inhibitor-like protein produces the protein MRTRRQVLGTLGALGTVTALAGCASRADRQSGGAGLFAPEFSDRSIPEQYTCAGGDISPELEFSDVSFDTEAFALIMDTVDASGSKPFVHWLIWNIPANTTTLPEGIPQQPRVELSERGTDPGFPATVTGTTGPVHQGTNGFGEIGYRGPCPPPEEPPYTYEFTLYSLRSTIDVAPGAKRPALESAIQSELIGETTLIGTFDR, from the coding sequence ATGCGAACGAGGCGTCAGGTGCTCGGTACGCTCGGTGCGCTCGGTACGGTGACGGCGCTCGCTGGCTGTGCCAGTCGAGCAGACAGACAGAGCGGCGGAGCAGGGCTGTTCGCCCCTGAATTTTCTGACCGATCTATCCCAGAGCAGTACACCTGTGCAGGTGGAGATATTTCACCAGAACTCGAATTTTCAGATGTTTCCTTTGACACTGAGGCGTTCGCGCTTATTATGGATACTGTCGATGCGTCCGGTTCGAAGCCGTTCGTCCATTGGCTTATCTGGAACATCCCAGCAAACACGACGACACTTCCAGAGGGTATTCCACAACAACCACGAGTCGAACTTTCCGAACGTGGAACTGATCCCGGATTCCCTGCGACCGTCACCGGAACGACTGGGCCGGTACATCAGGGAACCAATGGGTTCGGTGAAATAGGATATCGTGGTCCGTGTCCCCCACCAGAAGAACCGCCATATACCTACGAATTTACGCTGTATTCACTCCGATCAACGATCGACGTAGCTCCTGGAGCGAAGCGCCCAGCACTCGAATCGGCCATCCAGAGTGAACTCATCGGGGAAACGACGCTGATAGGAACATTCGATCGATAA
- a CDS encoding radical SAM protein, producing MISKGCEQCAEGGKMVLFVYGYCDQRDCFYCPLGENRKNVMDVYANERLIEEDEDIIREAKRMDALGTSITGGEPQEVLNRTCRYLSLLKDEFGEDHHTHLYTGITGGRENMRRLASAGLDEIRFHPPYELWGDLHGTEWEDILYIAREEGLTPAFEIPGIRAESEFLTFLDEGAAEFCNINEFEMSDGNAQRMKEQGYELRDGHMSAVEGSHDVLEEMGEHERVYFCTSVFKDAAQHRNRLKRMARNVQRPFDEITDDGTLVYGKTWLTEAELQALGVPEEYYTVKTDHVELAWWLLEELIEEGDAGRGEVVEQYPTVNGTVVERTPLA from the coding sequence ATGATCTCAAAGGGCTGTGAACAGTGTGCCGAGGGCGGCAAGATGGTGCTGTTCGTCTACGGATACTGTGACCAGCGTGATTGCTTTTACTGCCCGCTCGGTGAGAATCGCAAGAACGTCATGGACGTGTACGCCAACGAACGGCTGATCGAAGAAGACGAGGACATAATCCGCGAGGCAAAGCGCATGGACGCCCTCGGAACATCGATCACCGGAGGAGAACCACAAGAAGTCCTCAACCGTACCTGCCGATACCTGTCTCTATTGAAAGATGAATTCGGAGAGGATCATCACACGCACCTGTATACTGGTATTACGGGCGGTCGGGAGAACATGCGTCGGCTCGCGTCCGCCGGTCTCGACGAGATCAGGTTCCACCCACCGTACGAACTGTGGGGCGATCTCCACGGGACCGAGTGGGAGGATATCCTGTACATTGCCCGTGAAGAAGGACTCACACCCGCGTTCGAGATTCCCGGCATTCGGGCCGAATCGGAGTTCCTCACGTTTCTCGATGAGGGCGCAGCGGAGTTCTGTAACATCAACGAGTTCGAGATGAGCGACGGAAACGCACAACGAATGAAAGAACAGGGCTATGAACTCCGCGATGGCCACATGAGTGCCGTCGAAGGGAGTCACGATGTGCTCGAAGAGATGGGCGAGCACGAGCGCGTCTACTTTTGTACCAGCGTGTTCAAGGACGCTGCCCAACACCGCAATCGTCTGAAACGAATGGCGCGCAATGTTCAACGGCCGTTCGATGAGATAACAGACGATGGAACCCTCGTCTATGGGAAGACGTGGTTGACAGAAGCAGAACTGCAAGCACTCGGTGTCCCTGAAGAGTACTATACGGTGAAGACGGACCACGTCGAGCTCGCGTGGTGGCTTTTAGAGGAGCTCATCGAAGAAGGCGATGCGGGACGTGGCGAAGTCGTTGAGCAGTACCCGACTGTGAACGGAACCGTCGTCGAGCGAACGCCGTTGGCGTAG
- a CDS encoding HEPN domain-containing protein: MDEYTTEEFERANEALADATKLRQTGGTDRAIVNRLYYACFHAAIAVLHTRGFDPTTHNGVVSDF, from the coding sequence ATGGATGAGTACACGACAGAGGAATTCGAGCGGGCCAACGAGGCGTTGGCTGATGCCACCAAGCTTCGACAGACCGGCGGAACAGATCGAGCGATCGTAAATCGACTCTACTACGCTTGTTTTCACGCAGCAATAGCCGTACTCCATACGCGAGGATTCGATCCGACGACACACAACGGAGTCGTATCTGATTTCTGA
- a CDS encoding nucleotidyltransferase domain-containing protein: MSTQATRQRERAFEAFAQGAKEVLGDDIHEIILYGSTARGEATEHSDVDILVILTTTEEAETLYALAFDIGLEHGVVISPHIKTREKFESRKDFPFLRNVRREGRLYG; this comes from the coding sequence ATGAGTACACAAGCGACCCGACAGCGAGAACGAGCATTTGAGGCGTTCGCGCAGGGAGCGAAGGAAGTACTCGGGGATGATATTCACGAAATTATCCTCTACGGGAGTACAGCACGAGGCGAGGCGACCGAACATTCCGATGTCGATATTCTTGTGATTCTTACAACGACTGAGGAGGCGGAGACGCTCTACGCCCTAGCGTTCGACATCGGTCTCGAACACGGCGTTGTGATAAGTCCACACATCAAAACGAGAGAGAAATTTGAGTCTCGGAAGGATTTTCCATTTCTGCGAAACGTACGGAGAGAGGGTCGATTATATGGATGA
- a CDS encoding DEAD/DEAH box helicase — protein MSQQVSAVDTLFLHERSDDYTVVVTRDNERLLQAILELKETNAGPRPARFRVSEGSGEDLRRPEEFVDIARRATRIRISEQTSRNGRDQIRSMLDGYQLGAKVVRTCRYCASAGRYSPLTSETDIRADGEHICLDCAKRELERELNYRSLQSGARERLEDLLVEIGDLDRIVNLLKGRLDPELTKFDEISSTVDAVDPVPTDALDLNPKLASLITEQFEQLLPVQSLAVRNGVLSGRDQLVVSATATGKTLIGELAGIDRILSGEGKMLFLVPLVALANQKHEQFDEAYGSLVDVTIRVGASRIRDGGAGFNPGADVIVGTYEGIDHALRTGKDLGDIGTVVIDEVHTLGETERGHRLDGLISRLKHYCEQDKGDTQWVYLSATVGNPKQLAGALDATLIEFEERPVPIERHVTFTDGHDKSDIENKLVRRAFDTKSSKDYRGQTIIFTNSRRRCHSISRSLEYDSAPYHAGLDYKRRKTVERKFADQELAAVVTTAALAAGVDFPASQVIFDSLAMGIEWLSVQEFSQMLGRAGRPDFHDEGTVYLLVEPDGTYHNSMGMTEDEVAFKLLKGEMESVVTPYDESAAVEETLANIVVAGRGAKRLNDRMIGDVPTKHALGKLIQYDFIDGATATPLGRVICRHFLAPKAAFVMLEGIRAGDDPYDIVGDIELLESEI, from the coding sequence GTGTCTCAGCAGGTTTCGGCGGTCGACACCCTGTTCCTCCACGAACGGTCCGACGATTACACTGTCGTCGTTACCCGTGATAACGAGCGGCTGCTGCAGGCGATTCTTGAGCTGAAAGAGACGAATGCCGGACCTCGTCCGGCTCGGTTTCGTGTGAGTGAAGGGTCGGGTGAAGACCTCCGTCGGCCCGAGGAGTTCGTCGACATCGCACGACGCGCGACGCGCATCCGTATCTCCGAGCAGACATCACGGAACGGACGCGATCAGATTCGATCGATGCTGGACGGCTATCAGCTCGGTGCAAAGGTCGTTCGGACGTGCCGATACTGCGCGAGCGCGGGTCGATACTCACCGCTAACGAGTGAGACGGATATTCGTGCCGACGGTGAACACATCTGTCTCGATTGTGCAAAGCGCGAACTCGAACGGGAGCTCAACTACCGGAGTCTCCAGTCCGGTGCCCGCGAGCGTCTCGAAGATCTGTTAGTCGAGATCGGCGATCTCGATCGGATAGTGAACCTCTTGAAAGGCCGTCTCGACCCCGAACTTACGAAGTTTGATGAGATTAGCTCCACGGTCGATGCGGTCGATCCCGTCCCGACTGATGCGCTTGATCTCAATCCGAAGCTCGCATCGCTCATCACCGAACAGTTTGAGCAGCTCCTCCCAGTCCAGAGTCTCGCGGTCAGAAACGGCGTCCTCTCGGGACGCGATCAGCTCGTCGTGAGTGCGACCGCGACAGGGAAGACGCTTATCGGTGAACTCGCCGGTATCGATCGTATCCTCTCTGGGGAGGGAAAGATGCTCTTTCTCGTCCCACTCGTCGCGCTGGCGAACCAGAAACACGAACAGTTCGACGAAGCGTACGGCTCTCTCGTAGACGTGACAATTCGGGTTGGGGCGAGCCGTATCCGTGATGGTGGTGCGGGCTTCAATCCCGGTGCGGACGTTATTGTCGGGACCTACGAGGGGATCGACCACGCTCTTCGCACCGGGAAGGATCTCGGTGATATCGGCACTGTCGTCATTGACGAAGTTCACACCCTTGGGGAAACCGAACGCGGTCACCGTCTCGATGGCCTCATTTCCCGCTTGAAACACTACTGTGAGCAGGACAAGGGGGACACGCAGTGGGTGTATCTCTCCGCGACTGTAGGCAACCCCAAACAGCTCGCGGGCGCGCTCGATGCGACACTCATTGAGTTCGAGGAGCGACCAGTTCCTATTGAGCGCCACGTTACGTTCACGGACGGGCACGATAAATCGGATATCGAGAACAAGCTCGTTAGACGTGCATTCGATACGAAATCGTCGAAAGACTATCGCGGCCAGACCATCATCTTCACCAATTCACGGCGGCGCTGTCACTCCATCAGTCGGTCGCTGGAGTACGATAGTGCGCCGTATCACGCTGGGCTGGACTATAAGCGCCGAAAGACGGTCGAGCGGAAATTCGCAGATCAGGAGCTCGCTGCCGTTGTGACGACCGCCGCGCTCGCCGCTGGCGTCGACTTTCCTGCATCGCAGGTCATTTTCGACTCGCTTGCAATGGGCATCGAGTGGCTTTCGGTGCAGGAGTTCAGTCAGATGCTCGGACGCGCGGGACGTCCTGACTTCCACGACGAAGGTACCGTCTACCTCCTCGTCGAACCCGATGGCACGTACCATAACTCCATGGGAATGACCGAGGATGAGGTAGCGTTCAAACTTCTTAAAGGAGAGATGGAGTCAGTCGTGACGCCCTACGACGAGTCAGCGGCCGTCGAAGAGACGCTTGCGAACATCGTTGTTGCCGGTCGAGGTGCAAAGCGTCTCAACGACCGAATGATCGGAGATGTGCCGACGAAACACGCGCTCGGAAAACTCATCCAGTACGACTTCATCGACGGGGCGACCGCGACGCCACTCGGAAGAGTGATCTGTCGGCACTTCCTCGCACCGAAAGCGGCGTTCGTCATGTTGGAAGGAATTCGTGCAGGAGACGATCCCTACGATATCGTCGGGGATATCGAACTGCTCGAGTCGGAGATCTGA
- a CDS encoding complex I NDUFA9 subunit family protein, giving the protein MSVLVVGGSGFIGTALCNELDSRGHDVIALSRTPSETNLSDGVETAMGDVTAYDSIAPAFDGMDVVVNLVALSPLFKPSGGDRKHFDVHLGGTENIVRAAQENDVGRIVQMSALGADPNGDTAYIKAKGQAEAVIRNATLDHVIIRPSIVFGDGGEFVSFTKQLTTPFVTGLPGGGTRTRFQPIWVGDLVPILADAIEDDAFDGTYEIAGPEMLTLADVTKLVYRASGQSVTIVPIPMQLVDIGLTVVGPLPGAPMGADQAKSLRMDNTTDSNDIEAFGVALESLTTFESYLDLDARL; this is encoded by the coding sequence ATGAGTGTGCTAGTCGTCGGTGGGAGCGGCTTTATCGGGACGGCGTTGTGCAATGAACTAGACTCGCGCGGTCATGACGTGATCGCACTCTCGCGCACTCCAAGTGAGACAAATCTTTCCGACGGCGTCGAGACGGCGATGGGTGATGTCACTGCGTACGATTCAATCGCGCCTGCGTTCGATGGGATGGATGTTGTCGTCAATTTGGTCGCCCTCTCGCCGCTGTTCAAACCGAGTGGCGGCGACAGAAAGCACTTTGACGTCCATCTCGGCGGGACCGAAAACATCGTTCGCGCGGCACAAGAGAACGACGTTGGTCGGATCGTTCAGATGAGCGCACTCGGGGCGGACCCGAACGGCGACACAGCATACATCAAAGCGAAGGGTCAGGCCGAAGCCGTCATCAGAAATGCCACTCTCGACCACGTCATCATTCGTCCGTCAATCGTGTTTGGTGACGGTGGAGAATTTGTCTCGTTCACAAAACAACTCACCACGCCGTTTGTAACGGGACTGCCAGGCGGGGGGACGCGTACTCGGTTCCAGCCCATCTGGGTTGGTGACCTCGTCCCGATACTCGCTGATGCGATCGAAGACGACGCGTTCGACGGGACCTACGAAATTGCCGGCCCGGAAATGCTCACACTCGCGGACGTTACCAAACTCGTCTACCGAGCGAGTGGACAGTCGGTGACGATCGTTCCGATCCCGATGCAGCTCGTCGATATCGGTCTCACTGTCGTCGGTCCGCTTCCGGGCGCCCCAATGGGTGCCGACCAAGCGAAATCACTCCGTATGGACAACACCACCGATTCGAACGACATTGAGGCGTTCGGTGTCGCTCTAGAGAGTCTGACGACGTTTGAATCGTACCTCGATCTCGACGCCCGTCTCTGA
- the tmk gene encoding dTMP kinase, with protein MLITLEGIDGAGKTTVQEALEATVDAVFTGEPTSSWYGESVARSLADNEADPLAELFLYTADHADHLARVIRPALDQGEVVISDRYSDSRYAYQGASLEGVVPRPMEYIRGIHQPFTRPPDATIYLDISPEEGAKRAGASDKFEQAGYLTAVQENYERLIGYDPDRFIRINAERSPEAVIEDVERAIERLLEG; from the coding sequence ATGCTTATCACGCTCGAAGGTATCGATGGAGCCGGTAAGACGACAGTGCAAGAGGCGCTTGAAGCGACTGTCGACGCCGTATTCACAGGGGAACCAACTAGCTCGTGGTACGGAGAAAGCGTCGCTCGGTCGTTGGCTGACAACGAGGCGGATCCACTCGCCGAACTGTTTCTCTATACGGCAGATCACGCAGATCATCTCGCTCGGGTAATTCGTCCAGCACTCGATCAGGGTGAAGTCGTTATCTCAGATCGCTACTCGGACTCACGATATGCGTATCAGGGAGCCAGTTTGGAGGGTGTCGTTCCGCGACCGATGGAGTACATACGTGGGATTCATCAACCATTCACTCGTCCGCCAGACGCTACGATCTACCTCGATATCTCCCCAGAAGAAGGTGCAAAGCGCGCGGGTGCGAGTGATAAATTCGAACAAGCGGGCTATCTCACAGCCGTTCAGGAAAACTACGAGCGACTGATCGGATACGATCCCGATCGCTTCATTCGGATCAATGCCGAACGCTCGCCTGAAGCGGTCATCGAGGATGTCGAACGAGCGATCGAACGGCTGCTAGAAGGGTAA